A single window of Bradyrhizobium daqingense DNA harbors:
- a CDS encoding CaiB/BaiF CoA transferase family protein: MPGPLNGVRVLDLTGVVSGPFATMFLADQGADVLKIEPIGGDITRRSRATIDKDGEFSALFISSNRGKRSLSIDVKIAAGREVLAKLVAQTDVLVQNFRPGTMERLGLGVEELRQRHPRLIYVSISGVGDTGPYVKKRVYDPIIQGLSGFADIQSQPVTNRPQMIRTIVCDKTTAVFTAQAVAAALYAREKTGQGDHIQVAMLDAMISYLWPEGMMQYTVVGAEATAADPNDRPDLVFKTSDGYITAGTISDSEWQGFCRATGDPELAKDPRFATPSARSVNATARINKMAEYISQHTTAEWLERLDAADVPCSPILRRGEIIHNEQVVARDIIAEFDQPKVGRVRQPKPAARFAINEAAIGGPAPRVGEHSRDVLHELGYDDGAIDKMVAERSVRVAV; this comes from the coding sequence ATGCCCGGTCCCCTCAACGGCGTTCGCGTCCTCGATTTGACAGGCGTGGTGTCGGGTCCTTTCGCGACCATGTTCCTGGCGGATCAGGGCGCGGACGTCCTAAAAATCGAGCCGATCGGCGGCGACATAACCCGGCGGAGCCGCGCCACCATTGATAAGGATGGCGAGTTCTCCGCGCTATTCATTTCTTCGAACCGTGGCAAGCGCTCGCTCTCGATTGACGTCAAAATCGCAGCCGGCCGCGAGGTTCTCGCCAAACTGGTCGCGCAAACCGATGTCCTGGTGCAGAATTTCCGGCCGGGCACCATGGAGCGTCTCGGTCTCGGCGTGGAAGAGTTGCGCCAGCGACATCCGCGCCTGATCTATGTTTCGATCAGCGGTGTTGGTGACACCGGACCCTATGTGAAGAAGCGTGTTTACGATCCGATCATTCAGGGCCTCTCGGGCTTTGCCGATATCCAGTCGCAGCCGGTCACGAACCGTCCGCAGATGATCCGAACCATCGTATGTGACAAGACTACCGCGGTGTTCACCGCCCAGGCGGTCGCGGCAGCACTCTATGCCCGCGAGAAGACAGGGCAAGGTGATCACATCCAGGTCGCCATGTTGGATGCGATGATCTCGTATTTGTGGCCGGAAGGCATGATGCAATACACGGTGGTGGGTGCCGAGGCCACTGCTGCCGATCCTAACGATCGGCCTGATCTCGTGTTCAAGACCAGCGACGGCTACATCACCGCCGGTACTATTTCCGATTCCGAATGGCAGGGTTTTTGCCGCGCCACCGGCGACCCCGAGCTTGCCAAGGATCCCCGGTTTGCGACGCCATCGGCGCGCTCGGTCAACGCCACGGCACGCATCAACAAAATGGCCGAATATATCAGCCAGCACACCACCGCAGAATGGCTGGAGCGTCTGGATGCCGCCGACGTCCCCTGTTCGCCGATCCTGCGGCGGGGCGAGATCATCCACAATGAACAGGTGGTCGCGCGCGATATCATTGCCGAGTTCGATCAACCGAAGGTGGGGCGGGTGCGGCAACCTAAGCCGGCAGCGCGTTTTGCGATCAACGAGGCCGCGATCGGTGGGCCTGCTCCCAGGGTGGGCGAGCACTCCCGCGACGTGCTGCACGAGCTGGGCTACGACGACGGCGCCATCGACAAGATGGTCGCCGAGCGCAGCGTGCGCGTCGCGGTCTAA
- a CDS encoding sensor histidine kinase: MAAADFDDPGTPVGRNLSYRPYVSEALARGRGAFFGVGITSARAGYYLSYALKDGGVTKGIAAVKINLDSFERGWRDLSGDALLVDERGVTILASRDAWRYRPMATLSREMLDDIARSKPYADHNLAPLDWTVVARPEDGTARVVTGNGTAYTVSELPINRGLWKLVLLDDEAPIRQTALIIGTLSGLASLAALLALGLVVQRRRAIRQRLANQAALQAAHDMLETRVQERTAELRAAQDELVHAGKLAALGQMSAGIVHELNQPLAALQTAADNAVLLVDRGAVDAARGNLTRIGELVRRLGRLTGQLRVFAYKSSSPLGAISVEQAMSETLKIFAARVKESGVRIVTNIEADLSVVADQTRLEQLLCNIVANALDAVEGAERKSIVIRATREEGHAARCRIAISNSGPAIAPDVLRRMFEPFVTTKPAGKGLGLGLMLSNHIARSFGGELHGRNLPDGAEFVVILPLAEMTEAASHGR; encoded by the coding sequence TTGGCCGCGGCCGACTTCGATGACCCCGGCACGCCGGTCGGCCGCAATCTTTCATATCGTCCCTATGTGAGCGAGGCTCTTGCGCGTGGCCGGGGCGCGTTTTTCGGTGTCGGCATCACCAGTGCGCGCGCCGGCTACTATCTGTCCTATGCCCTGAAGGACGGCGGGGTCACCAAGGGGATCGCCGCCGTCAAGATCAATCTGGATTCGTTCGAACGCGGATGGCGCGATCTTTCCGGCGATGCACTTCTCGTCGACGAACGGGGCGTGACGATACTCGCCTCCCGCGACGCCTGGCGCTATCGCCCGATGGCGACGCTGTCGCGCGAGATGCTCGACGATATTGCGCGGTCCAAGCCTTATGCGGACCACAATCTGGCGCCACTCGATTGGACCGTCGTCGCTCGGCCGGAAGACGGTACCGCGCGCGTCGTCACCGGGAATGGAACGGCCTATACGGTCAGCGAGCTTCCGATCAATAGGGGCCTCTGGAAGCTCGTCCTCCTCGATGACGAGGCGCCGATCCGGCAGACGGCGCTGATTATCGGCACGTTGTCGGGCCTTGCCTCCCTCGCTGCCTTGCTGGCGCTGGGGCTGGTGGTGCAACGGCGCAGAGCAATCAGGCAACGACTGGCCAATCAGGCCGCATTGCAGGCGGCGCACGACATGCTCGAGACCAGGGTGCAGGAACGAACCGCCGAGCTACGCGCGGCGCAGGATGAGCTGGTCCATGCCGGCAAGCTGGCGGCCCTCGGACAGATGTCGGCCGGAATTGTGCATGAACTGAATCAGCCCTTGGCTGCGCTGCAGACCGCGGCCGACAATGCGGTCCTGCTCGTCGACCGTGGGGCGGTCGACGCTGCCCGCGGCAACCTCACTCGGATCGGCGAACTGGTACGCAGGCTCGGGCGCCTGACCGGACAGCTCAGGGTCTTCGCCTACAAGTCAAGCAGCCCCCTCGGCGCGATATCGGTCGAACAGGCCATGAGCGAGACGCTCAAGATATTCGCCGCGCGCGTCAAGGAGAGTGGCGTCCGCATCGTCACGAATATCGAGGCCGACCTCAGCGTCGTTGCCGACCAGACGAGGCTCGAGCAACTGCTGTGCAACATCGTGGCGAATGCGCTGGATGCCGTCGAGGGCGCCGAACGAAAGTCGATTGTGATCCGGGCCACCAGGGAGGAGGGGCACGCCGCCCGCTGCCGCATCGCGATCAGCAACAGCGGCCCTGCGATCGCCCCCGACGTCCTCAGGCGCATGTTCGAGCCGTTCGTGACGACCAAGCCCGCGGGCAAGGGCCTCGGTCTCGGCCTGATGTTGTCCAACCACATCGCGCGTTCTTTTGGCGGCGAATTGCACGGGCGAAATCTTCCTGATGGCGCGGAATTTGTCGTGATCCTCCCCTTGGCTGAGATGACAGAGGCGGCTTCGCATGGGCGATGA
- a CDS encoding class I adenylate-forming enzyme family protein, whose translation MLELSETISVDEIAVGLPRRIHEVTAGPVARAPDRIALVEDGASWSYRELEQRVGEIAAVLSSLGIRAGDRMIIVSENCIALAALLLATSRLDAWAIVANPRLSARELDQIRDHSGARRMFFTSGISKEAAAHASRYGAENRRIGPLAEIGVGPLNESATVQPVETDQARQVAILIYTSGTTGTPKGVMLSHDNLLISAKTTAYFRRMNEKDKIYLVLPISHIVGISLLIMTLMVGGTVRMVSKYDPAATAKAIAEEGVTILNGVPATYQRLLEYKSVSGVEQLPRGSLRLIAVAGAPLDLNLKLRVEKEFGLPLLNGYGITECSPGISGVRFDRPRSDQAVGTLLPGVEARVRTTEGFPTVSGEVGELHVRGRNVMLGYYRAPELTAKVIDSEGWFNTGDLARFDGDCLYIVGRTKEMIIRSGFNVYPAEVEAVLSSHKDVVQSAVVGRAVDGNEEIVAFVQLRPGSCTTPETLMHFVRSQLTSYKRPSEIVILDALPATSTGKILKHKLAESLREGGAAPAVQTPEFRRQHI comes from the coding sequence GTGCTGGAGCTTTCAGAGACGATCAGTGTCGACGAGATCGCTGTCGGCTTGCCGAGACGAATCCATGAAGTAACGGCAGGACCGGTTGCCAGAGCGCCCGACCGGATTGCGCTGGTCGAGGACGGGGCTTCGTGGAGCTATCGAGAACTGGAGCAGCGCGTTGGCGAGATCGCCGCCGTGCTCTCATCGCTGGGGATCAGGGCCGGCGATCGGATGATCATTGTCAGCGAAAACTGTATTGCGCTTGCTGCTTTGCTGCTGGCGACAAGCCGGCTCGACGCCTGGGCGATTGTCGCCAACCCGCGCTTGTCGGCGCGCGAACTGGACCAGATCCGCGATCACAGCGGCGCCCGGCGGATGTTTTTCACGTCCGGTATTTCGAAGGAGGCCGCCGCTCACGCCTCACGCTACGGCGCCGAGAACCGGCGAATTGGCCCGCTAGCGGAAATTGGTGTTGGCCCGCTCAACGAAAGCGCGACAGTCCAGCCTGTGGAGACCGATCAAGCAAGGCAAGTCGCGATTTTGATCTACACGTCAGGGACGACGGGGACTCCCAAGGGCGTGATGCTCTCGCATGACAATCTTCTGATCAGCGCAAAGACCACCGCGTACTTCCGCAGGATGAACGAGAAGGACAAGATCTATCTTGTGTTGCCGATCTCGCATATCGTCGGCATCTCGCTCCTGATCATGACGCTGATGGTCGGCGGCACGGTGCGGATGGTCAGCAAATACGATCCGGCCGCGACCGCAAAGGCCATCGCGGAGGAGGGCGTCACCATCCTCAATGGCGTGCCTGCCACCTATCAGCGCTTGCTGGAGTACAAGAGCGTATCAGGCGTGGAACAACTGCCCCGAGGCTCGTTGCGCTTGATTGCCGTCGCCGGCGCGCCGCTGGATTTGAACCTGAAGTTGCGTGTGGAAAAAGAGTTCGGGCTTCCGCTGCTCAACGGCTACGGGATCACCGAATGCTCGCCGGGAATATCAGGCGTACGTTTCGATAGGCCACGCTCGGATCAGGCTGTTGGCACGCTGCTGCCTGGTGTGGAAGCGCGGGTGCGAACCACCGAAGGATTTCCGACTGTATCCGGTGAAGTCGGCGAGCTGCATGTTCGCGGGCGCAACGTGATGCTGGGGTACTATCGTGCCCCCGAGCTCACCGCGAAGGTGATTGACAGCGAGGGCTGGTTCAATACCGGCGATCTCGCACGTTTCGACGGCGATTGTCTGTACATCGTCGGTCGCACCAAGGAAATGATCATTCGTTCCGGTTTCAACGTCTATCCCGCGGAGGTCGAAGCAGTCCTCAGTTCACACAAGGACGTCGTGCAATCCGCTGTGGTCGGTCGTGCCGTGGACGGCAATGAGGAGATCGTGGCCTTTGTGCAGTTGCGGCCAGGATCTTGCACGACACCAGAGACCCTGATGCATTTCGTCCGGTCTCAGCTTACGTCCTACAAGCGGCCGTCCGAAATTGTCATCCTCGATGCCTTGCCGGCGACATCGACCGGCAAGATACTCAAGCACAAGCTCGCGGAGAGTTTGCGCGAAGGTGGCGCAGCCCCTGCGGTGCAGACGCCCGAATTCCGCAGGCAACATATCTAA
- a CDS encoding cytochrome ubiquinol oxidase subunit I, translating into MDALFLARMQFAANITFHILFPSISIALGWMLLFFRFKHLRAADPQQKIDWLRAYRHWTKVFALTFALGVVSGVTMSFQFGTNWPGYMERVGNIAGPLLGYEVLTAFFLEAGFLGVMLFGHRRVGEMVHLGATILVAFGTLMSAFWILALNSWMQTPAGYEIVNGQFHARSWLEIIFNPSFPYRLVHMVLASALTCAFLLIGVSAWQLMKGVATASASRVLRTGLVLAALAAPAQMVAGDFHGLNTLKHQPQKIAAVEGIWETTRGAPLLLFAIPDDAARTNHFELAVPKLASLILLHDPDGELKGLNEFPSAHPPVLPLFWSFRIMVGTGILMLLVSWIGLWRHWRDGWDFAKMPRPMLRIFAGMTFSGWVATIAGWYVTEIGRQPFIVSGLVRTADVASRVPSSSIAVTFAIYVVVYLALLVAYVGVLKYMAETADKESYGNVSASLAGEPQDYRREGEFA; encoded by the coding sequence ATGGACGCATTGTTCCTTGCGCGCATGCAGTTCGCCGCCAACATCACGTTCCATATCCTGTTCCCGTCGATTTCGATCGCGCTGGGCTGGATGCTGCTGTTCTTCAGGTTCAAGCACCTGCGCGCGGCTGATCCGCAGCAGAAGATCGACTGGCTTCGGGCTTACCGGCACTGGACGAAAGTGTTCGCCCTGACATTCGCGCTCGGCGTCGTCAGCGGCGTCACCATGAGCTTCCAGTTCGGCACCAACTGGCCGGGCTACATGGAGCGCGTCGGCAACATCGCCGGCCCGCTGCTCGGTTATGAGGTGCTGACCGCATTTTTCCTGGAGGCGGGATTCCTCGGCGTCATGCTGTTCGGCCATCGCCGGGTCGGCGAGATGGTTCACCTCGGTGCGACCATCCTCGTCGCGTTCGGCACGTTGATGAGCGCGTTCTGGATCCTGGCACTCAATTCGTGGATGCAGACGCCGGCCGGTTACGAGATCGTCAACGGGCAGTTTCACGCGCGCAGCTGGCTCGAGATCATCTTCAATCCGTCCTTCCCGTATCGGCTGGTCCATATGGTGCTCGCGTCCGCGCTGACCTGTGCGTTCCTGTTGATCGGGGTCAGCGCCTGGCAGCTGATGAAAGGCGTCGCGACCGCCAGTGCGTCACGCGTGCTGCGGACCGGGCTGGTCCTTGCCGCGCTGGCGGCGCCGGCACAGATGGTGGCGGGCGACTTTCACGGGCTCAATACGCTCAAGCATCAGCCGCAGAAGATCGCGGCGGTCGAAGGCATTTGGGAGACCACGCGCGGCGCGCCGCTGCTGCTGTTCGCGATCCCGGATGATGCGGCGAGAACGAACCATTTCGAGCTCGCAGTGCCGAAGCTCGCGAGCCTGATCCTTCTTCACGATCCCGATGGGGAGCTCAAGGGGCTGAACGAGTTTCCATCCGCTCATCCGCCGGTCCTGCCGCTGTTCTGGTCGTTTCGCATCATGGTGGGCACCGGCATATTGATGCTGCTCGTCAGCTGGATCGGCCTGTGGCGGCATTGGCGCGACGGCTGGGATTTCGCCAAAATGCCGCGGCCGATGCTGCGGATATTTGCGGGCATGACCTTTTCCGGCTGGGTCGCGACCATTGCCGGATGGTACGTCACGGAGATTGGGCGCCAACCGTTCATCGTTTCCGGGCTCGTTCGAACGGCCGATGTCGCTTCACGGGTGCCGTCATCGAGCATCGCCGTGACGTTCGCCATCTATGTCGTGGTCTATCTGGCGCTGCTCGTGGCCTATGTCGGCGTGCTCAAATACATGGCGGAGACAGCGGACAAGGAATCGTATGGCAACGTGTCGGCGAGCCTGGCAGGAGAGCCGCAGGATTATCGGCGGGAGGGAGAGTTCGCATGA
- a CDS encoding sigma-54-dependent transcriptional regulator: MGDDQSIGVIYVEDDEDVRIGGVQALELAGFQVSGFASVETANASVRADMASVVVCDVRLRGKSGLDWQADLRRLDPDLPVLLITGHGDISMAVQAMRNGAYDFIEKPCSSEQLVSVVRRAAEKRRLTLEVRSLRSALSDRQGIEASLLGRSPQIQEVRRLVSTLASTNVDVTIYGETGTGKDVVARCLHNHSGRRAGNYVAVNCGGLPESLVESELFGHEVGAFTGATRQRIGKIEYANGGTLFLDEIESMPLSVQVKLLRSLQDRSIERVGTNKPIAVDCRVVAASKANLFELSERKLFRADLYYRLGVAFIELPPLRERREDIPLLFEHFTLDAARRFERDAPILDEQTMSALLAYSWPGNVRELRNVADRFVLGVLDGKAINKSGFGTSDLSLPRQLENIERSIIEDALRRKQGDVQATATLLGIPKQTLYDKIKRLAVNVDGIREGSVVRAGN; encoded by the coding sequence ATGGGCGATGACCAATCCATTGGCGTGATCTACGTCGAGGACGACGAGGATGTCCGCATCGGCGGCGTCCAGGCGCTCGAACTTGCGGGGTTCCAGGTCTCTGGTTTTGCCTCGGTCGAGACCGCCAATGCGTCCGTGCGCGCCGACATGGCCTCTGTCGTGGTCTGCGACGTGCGGCTGCGTGGCAAGAGCGGCCTGGATTGGCAGGCCGATCTGCGCAGGTTGGATCCGGACCTGCCCGTGCTTCTGATCACCGGACACGGCGATATCTCAATGGCCGTTCAGGCGATGCGAAACGGTGCCTACGACTTCATCGAGAAGCCGTGCTCGTCGGAGCAACTCGTATCCGTCGTACGACGGGCGGCCGAAAAGAGACGTCTGACTCTCGAGGTTCGCTCGCTGCGGTCCGCGCTGTCGGACCGCCAGGGTATCGAGGCAAGTCTGCTCGGCCGGTCTCCGCAGATCCAGGAAGTGCGCAGACTGGTCTCCACTCTGGCCTCGACCAATGTGGACGTGACGATCTACGGCGAGACTGGCACCGGCAAGGACGTGGTCGCGCGTTGTCTGCACAATCACAGTGGGCGGCGCGCCGGCAATTACGTCGCCGTCAACTGCGGCGGGCTGCCCGAATCGCTGGTCGAGAGTGAGCTGTTCGGCCACGAAGTCGGAGCCTTCACCGGAGCCACCCGCCAGCGCATTGGCAAGATCGAGTATGCCAATGGCGGAACGCTGTTCCTCGATGAAATCGAGAGCATGCCGCTGAGCGTTCAGGTGAAGTTGCTCCGGTCGTTGCAGGACCGGTCGATCGAGCGCGTCGGGACCAACAAGCCGATCGCGGTGGACTGCCGGGTGGTCGCGGCGAGCAAGGCGAACTTGTTCGAGCTGAGCGAAAGGAAGCTGTTTCGCGCCGATCTCTACTACCGTCTCGGCGTCGCTTTCATCGAACTCCCCCCGCTTCGCGAGCGCCGCGAAGACATTCCCCTGTTGTTCGAGCATTTCACGCTGGACGCCGCCAGGCGGTTCGAGCGTGATGCACCGATATTGGATGAACAGACGATGTCCGCTCTGCTGGCCTATTCCTGGCCCGGCAATGTACGCGAGCTCCGCAACGTCGCCGACCGCTTCGTGCTGGGTGTCCTGGACGGCAAGGCGATCAACAAATCCGGGTTTGGAACGTCGGATCTGTCGTTGCCGCGACAGCTCGAAAACATCGAGCGATCAATCATCGAGGACGCGCTGCGGCGCAAGCAGGGCGACGTGCAGGCAACCGCAACGCTTTTGGGCATCCCGAAGCAGACCTTGTACGACAAGATCAAGCGTCTCGCCGTGAACGTCGACGGCATCCGCGAAGGCTCGGTCGTCCGCGCGGGAAACTGA
- a CDS encoding 2-hydroxychromene-2-carboxylate isomerase, translated as MSLKVEFLFDFGSPNAYLAELALPGIERRTGVKFEYVPILLGGIFKATGNMSPFDSLRGIKNKPEYQALETQRFIRRHNVTKFRPNPFFPVNTLMLMRGAVAAQFEGVFEPYFRAAYHHMWEEPKKMDDLETFRKAFISSGVDIDRLIARAQQDDVKKRLIDRTTDAVNRGAFGSPTFFVGNEMFFGKDQLRDVEESIVEQIGQPVSKTA; from the coding sequence ATGTCCCTCAAAGTTGAATTCCTGTTCGATTTCGGCAGTCCGAATGCTTACCTCGCGGAACTGGCCCTTCCGGGAATCGAACGGCGCACCGGCGTGAAATTCGAATATGTCCCGATCCTGCTCGGTGGCATCTTCAAGGCGACCGGCAACATGTCCCCGTTCGATTCCCTTCGTGGCATCAAGAACAAGCCGGAATACCAGGCTCTGGAGACCCAGCGCTTCATTCGCCGCCATAACGTGACGAAGTTTCGTCCCAATCCGTTCTTTCCGGTCAATACGCTGATGTTGATGCGCGGTGCCGTCGCGGCGCAGTTCGAAGGCGTGTTCGAGCCGTATTTCCGCGCGGCCTATCACCACATGTGGGAGGAGCCGAAGAAGATGGATGACCTTGAAACTTTCCGAAAGGCATTCATCTCCTCAGGCGTCGATATCGACCGGCTGATTGCGCGTGCACAGCAGGATGACGTCAAGAAGCGGCTGATCGATCGGACCACCGACGCGGTCAACCGCGGCGCATTCGGCTCGCCGACTTTCTTCGTTGGAAACGAGATGTTCTTCGGCAAGGACCAGCTTCGCGATGTGGAGGAGTCGATCGTCGAGCAGATCGGCCAGCCCGTTTCGAAGACGGCCTAA
- a CDS encoding cytochrome d ubiquinol oxidase subunit II → MTSMSFDEVLPLIFIGLMGVSLLVYVVSDGYDLGVGMLMHRATPEERDTMVASIGPFWDANETWLVLGVGLLLIAFPKAHGLVLSELYLPTTLMLVGLILRGAAFDFRVKAKASRKEMWDRLFIAGSMLASVCQGWMLGRYVSGFGEGWNYPIFAGAIAIALPMAYALLGATWLVMKTDGALQGKAIEWSKIAWPPMVFGLILISMATPWISETVRERWFTLPAIIAVASIPVTAGIALLTVRVVLGSSAVRGALCWLPFALLVLVFLLSFLGLSYSIYPFVVIDRLTVWEAASSPDSLKIILIGVCVTLPVIVAYTGFSYRVFRGKTIELDYA, encoded by the coding sequence ATGACTTCGATGTCGTTCGACGAAGTGCTTCCGCTGATCTTCATCGGGTTGATGGGCGTGTCGCTGCTCGTCTACGTCGTGAGCGACGGATACGATCTCGGCGTGGGCATGTTGATGCACCGCGCGACGCCCGAGGAGCGGGACACCATGGTCGCGTCCATCGGCCCGTTCTGGGATGCCAATGAGACCTGGCTGGTCCTGGGTGTCGGGCTTCTCCTGATTGCTTTCCCCAAGGCGCACGGGCTGGTCCTGTCGGAACTGTACCTGCCGACGACGCTCATGCTGGTCGGTCTGATCCTGCGCGGTGCGGCCTTCGATTTCAGGGTCAAGGCGAAGGCCAGCCGGAAGGAGATGTGGGATCGCCTGTTCATCGCCGGCTCGATGCTTGCGTCCGTGTGTCAGGGATGGATGCTCGGTCGTTATGTCAGCGGCTTCGGCGAGGGCTGGAACTATCCGATCTTTGCCGGCGCCATCGCGATCGCGCTGCCGATGGCCTACGCGCTGCTCGGCGCCACGTGGCTGGTGATGAAGACGGATGGCGCGCTGCAGGGCAAGGCGATCGAGTGGAGCAAGATCGCCTGGCCGCCGATGGTCTTCGGCCTGATCCTGATTTCGATGGCAACGCCGTGGATCAGCGAGACCGTTCGCGAACGGTGGTTCACCTTGCCGGCGATCATTGCCGTGGCATCGATCCCGGTGACCGCGGGGATCGCGCTCCTGACCGTGCGCGTGGTGCTCGGCTCCTCCGCCGTGCGCGGCGCGCTCTGCTGGTTACCGTTTGCTTTGCTCGTGCTGGTCTTCCTGCTGAGTTTTCTCGGCCTCAGCTACAGCATCTATCCCTTCGTGGTGATCGACAGGCTCACGGTCTGGGAGGCTGCGAGCAGCCCGGATTCGCTCAAGATCATCCTGATCGGGGTCTGTGTCACGCTGCCCGTCATCGTCGCCTATACCGGATTTTCCTATCGCGTATTCCGGGGCAAAACCATAGAGTTGGACTATGCGTGA
- a CDS encoding winged helix-turn-helix transcriptional regulator, whose protein sequence is MKWDELEEEPCSMARTIGVIGDRWTLLILRECFLRTRRFEGFQSALGITRHLLAERLKKLVRQGVLRRIPYQESPKRHEYILTQKGLDLYPIMMALVHWGDTHMVDERGRPLLHEHRKCGKMFDPVMVCSECGEPLSAKEVHVHPGPGARPTPERVLLDKKAKPKPRKKAA, encoded by the coding sequence ATGAAATGGGATGAACTTGAGGAAGAGCCGTGTTCGATGGCTCGCACCATCGGTGTGATTGGTGACCGCTGGACTCTTCTGATTCTCCGCGAATGCTTCCTGCGCACGCGCCGCTTCGAGGGTTTTCAGTCAGCGCTCGGAATTACACGGCATTTGCTCGCCGAGCGGTTGAAGAAGCTGGTCCGGCAGGGCGTCCTGCGCCGCATTCCCTATCAGGAGTCGCCTAAACGCCACGAGTATATCCTGACGCAAAAGGGCCTCGATCTCTATCCGATCATGATGGCGCTCGTGCATTGGGGCGACACCCACATGGTCGACGAACGCGGACGCCCCCTGCTGCACGAGCATCGCAAGTGCGGCAAGATGTTTGACCCCGTGATGGTGTGCTCCGAATGCGGAGAGCCGCTTTCGGCCAAGGAAGTTCATGTCCATCCTGGTCCAGGCGCGCGCCCGACTCCGGAGAGAGTCTTGCTCGACAAAAAGGCAAAGCCGAAGCCCCGCAAGAAAGCGGCTTAA
- a CDS encoding SDR family NAD(P)-dependent oxidoreductase: MAARGVAILVGAGDAIGAAVARRFARGGYTVCICRRDASKSQGLVAELRAAGHDVHAFSVDARQEAEVQGIFARVEKEHGPVEVCLYNAGSNVNKPLLDTTEKLFFKAWELACYGGFLVGREAARVMLSRGRGTIFFTGATASVRGGSGFAAFSSAKFGLRAVAQAMARELGPKNIHVVHLLIDAGVDSEAIHQRMKAAKGIEASDIPPDSLTKTSSIAEAYWFTHQQSKDGWTHELDLRPSVEKW, translated from the coding sequence ATGGCGGCGCGCGGTGTAGCGATACTTGTTGGCGCAGGCGATGCCATTGGCGCGGCGGTCGCCCGGCGTTTTGCCCGAGGCGGCTATACGGTTTGCATCTGCAGGCGCGATGCCTCCAAATCGCAGGGACTGGTGGCCGAGTTGAGGGCTGCGGGGCATGACGTCCACGCATTCAGCGTGGATGCGCGCCAGGAAGCTGAAGTCCAAGGCATTTTCGCGCGGGTCGAGAAAGAGCACGGGCCCGTCGAGGTTTGCCTCTACAATGCCGGCTCGAACGTCAACAAGCCTCTGCTCGACACGACGGAGAAGTTGTTCTTCAAAGCCTGGGAACTCGCCTGCTATGGTGGTTTCCTGGTTGGACGTGAGGCTGCCCGCGTGATGCTGTCGCGCGGACGCGGCACCATCTTCTTTACGGGTGCGACGGCAAGCGTGCGTGGCGGCTCGGGGTTTGCAGCATTTTCATCAGCGAAGTTCGGACTTCGAGCAGTGGCCCAGGCGATGGCGCGCGAGCTTGGACCGAAGAACATTCACGTCGTGCATCTCCTGATCGACGCCGGCGTGGATAGCGAGGCGATTCACCAACGCATGAAGGCAGCGAAGGGGATCGAAGCAAGCGATATTCCGCCGGATAGCCTGACCAAGACGTCTTCCATTGCCGAAGCCTATTGGTTCACCCACCAGCAAAGCAAAGATGGCTGGACCCACGAGCTCGATCTCCGTCCGTCCGTGGAGAAATGGTAA
- a CDS encoding glutathione S-transferase family protein → MDATPNLTLWGVGTSRTVRPHWAMHELGLAYKTKPIGPRTGETKTAEYSKLNPRQKIPLLQDGDFCIGESAAIVAYLSRMYSTPERSLIPEAPREYAAWLEWCFFIVAELDSTSLYVMRRHRADALGPIYGIAPEVVAQAGEYFRQQLRHVEVALADGRQFLMGDRFTSADILLTTCLEWAIAYGVGICDNAQPYLERIRKREAFQRAVAANVPMAPITPAAAKV, encoded by the coding sequence ATGGATGCGACACCAAACCTGACCCTGTGGGGCGTTGGAACGAGTCGCACCGTTCGTCCGCATTGGGCCATGCACGAACTGGGCTTAGCCTATAAGACAAAACCCATTGGCCCGCGAACTGGCGAAACCAAGACCGCAGAATACTCGAAGCTCAATCCGCGCCAGAAGATCCCGCTGCTTCAGGATGGCGACTTCTGCATCGGCGAGAGCGCAGCGATCGTTGCCTACCTGTCGCGCATGTATTCCACGCCGGAACGATCGCTGATTCCGGAAGCCCCGCGCGAGTATGCCGCGTGGCTGGAATGGTGCTTCTTTATCGTCGCGGAGCTGGATTCCACCAGCCTTTACGTGATGCGCCGCCATCGGGCCGACGCGCTCGGACCGATCTACGGCATTGCACCCGAGGTCGTTGCCCAGGCCGGCGAGTATTTCCGCCAGCAGTTGCGCCATGTCGAAGTTGCGCTCGCAGATGGCCGGCAATTCCTGATGGGCGACCGGTTTACGAGCGCGGACATCCTGCTCACGACCTGCCTAGAGTGGGCGATCGCCTATGGCGTCGGCATTTGCGACAACGCCCAGCCCTATCTCGAACGCATCAGGAAACGGGAAGCCTTTCAGCGAGCCGTTGCGGCGAATGTTCCGATGGCACCGATCACACCGGCGGCGGCGAAGGTCTAG